The following are from one region of the Streptomyces rubrogriseus genome:
- a CDS encoding terminase, which produces MTTAPPSGVEQAAEEVPDEITPVVIGPTWTRGEDGLFVKPAFTLGWHVLLWTGKNLQHRGMRWRYTSEQVRLILWWFALDPVTGEFAYRDAVLQRLKGWGKDPFGATLCAVEFVGPSRWTGRIAGPRDESGVPEGQPVGEPHPEPWVQVAAVSKDQTRNTMIIFGSLFTPKARAEYSIDVGKEIVYAHKGDARIEAVTSSPRALEGGRTTFTLLNETHHWIESNQGHEMAATIERNATKSADGSARTFAITNAFEPGEDSVAEQTRDAYEAAEAGRAEDTGILYDSLEAPPEAKLTKPWLEKVLLAVRGDSTWLNIPRLIKSILDPRNPPSRSRRFWYNQIVAAEDAWMARYEWDACKRDGLQLEDGDEIVLFFDGSKSDDATGLCACRMSDGFVTALGVWQRPANWPSPNTPGFVPYRVPREEVHGVVENAFARFRVLAFFADPGSGQDDDDGEMYWDAFIDLWGQTWGRKLALRSVVSGPKAHAVRWDMRDPRNQETFTEAVKRTHADVLERTLTHDGHKTLRTHVINARRRTNRWGVTIGKEHRESARKIDLAVCMVGARMLRRMILNSPKRAKKKSPGRGRVVVLR; this is translated from the coding sequence ATGCGGTGGCGGTACACCAGCGAGCAGGTTCGGCTGATCCTTTGGTGGTTCGCCCTGGACCCGGTGACGGGCGAGTTCGCGTACCGGGATGCGGTTCTCCAGCGCCTGAAGGGCTGGGGCAAGGACCCGTTCGGGGCGACATTGTGTGCCGTCGAGTTCGTCGGCCCCTCCCGCTGGACTGGCCGTATCGCGGGGCCGAGGGATGAGAGCGGGGTGCCCGAGGGGCAGCCGGTCGGTGAACCTCATCCAGAGCCCTGGGTGCAGGTCGCGGCTGTCTCAAAGGACCAGACCCGCAACACGATGATCATATTCGGGTCGCTTTTCACTCCGAAAGCCCGAGCCGAGTACAGCATCGACGTCGGCAAAGAGATCGTCTACGCCCACAAAGGAGACGCACGAATCGAAGCGGTGACCTCGTCGCCGCGCGCTCTCGAAGGTGGCCGGACGACGTTCACGCTCCTCAACGAGACGCACCACTGGATCGAGTCGAACCAGGGCCACGAGATGGCGGCGACGATCGAGCGGAACGCCACCAAGTCGGCGGACGGCTCCGCTCGCACCTTCGCGATTACCAACGCCTTCGAGCCCGGCGAGGATTCGGTTGCCGAGCAGACCCGTGACGCCTACGAGGCGGCGGAGGCCGGCCGTGCGGAGGACACGGGGATCCTGTACGACTCGCTGGAGGCGCCGCCTGAAGCCAAGCTGACGAAGCCGTGGCTGGAGAAGGTGCTCCTGGCAGTCCGCGGCGACTCGACCTGGCTGAACATCCCTCGACTGATCAAGTCGATTCTGGACCCGCGGAATCCTCCGTCTCGGTCGCGGCGGTTTTGGTACAACCAGATCGTCGCGGCTGAGGATGCGTGGATGGCCCGCTATGAGTGGGATGCCTGCAAGCGTGATGGCCTTCAGCTCGAGGACGGCGACGAGATCGTGCTGTTCTTCGACGGCTCCAAGAGCGATGACGCGACCGGTCTGTGCGCCTGCCGCATGTCGGACGGCTTCGTGACCGCACTAGGCGTCTGGCAGAGGCCGGCGAACTGGCCGTCCCCGAACACGCCGGGCTTCGTGCCGTATCGGGTGCCTCGGGAAGAGGTGCACGGTGTGGTGGAGAACGCGTTCGCCCGGTTCCGGGTGTTGGCGTTCTTCGCTGACCCGGGCTCCGGGCAGGACGACGATGACGGCGAGATGTACTGGGACGCCTTCATCGACCTGTGGGGTCAGACGTGGGGTCGGAAGCTGGCTTTGCGGTCGGTGGTGTCGGGTCCGAAGGCGCACGCGGTGCGTTGGGACATGCGTGACCCGAGGAATCAGGAGACGTTCACGGAGGCCGTGAAGCGCACGCACGCCGATGTGCTGGAGCGGACGCTGACGCATGACGGGCACAAGACGCTCCGCACACACGTCATCAACGCTCGTCGTCGGACGAACCGGTGGGGTGTGACGATCGGCAAGGAGCACCGTGAATCTGCCCGGAAGATCGACCTTGCGGTGTGCATGGTCGGGGCGCGGATGCTGCGCCGGATGATCCTCAACTCGCCGAAGCGCGCCAAGAAGAAGTCGCCAGGCCGGGGGAGGGTGGTGGTGCTGCGATGA
- a CDS encoding phage portal protein produces MTLSIPELPLVYLSDEEQALINLLRADMLRDRWALQLRDAYFNGEQLIRDLGISIPPQLKGLHTVIGWPRVGVESLEERLDLEAFRWADGSDSSELTEIAEANDLFDESSLAHLDAFVYGREYLAVGSGGCGTDECPPLITAESPLDMTLMWDARMRMGTAALRECAADSYIEAGPEQRMLVLYLPDQTVMCLPSESGGWEVVDRDEHKLGVVPVVRLANRQRTADRVGKSEITPEVMSITDAACRRLMGIEVAAEFFGAPARYILGASESAFQDAEGNAKSAWETYIGRVLALERDEEGNVPDVGTFPAHDPSGQTKIIDLYARIMASQMSVAPHVLGYSSDNPASADAIRFADNRQVKKAERRIRRFGAGWQQAMRLALWIRDGEPPDKTRRIETVWRNPATPTVAAQVDATVKLVQAGVLPADSDVTLEMAGFTEPQRQRIAADRRRGAGRAAGSALLDRFAEIRAGSSTASTEPSEADGGVDDLG; encoded by the coding sequence ATGACCCTGTCGATTCCCGAGCTGCCGCTGGTGTATCTGTCTGACGAGGAGCAGGCGCTGATCAACCTGCTGCGTGCCGACATGCTGCGGGACCGGTGGGCGCTGCAGTTGCGGGACGCCTATTTCAACGGCGAGCAGCTGATCCGCGACCTGGGAATCTCGATTCCGCCGCAGCTCAAGGGTCTGCATACGGTGATCGGCTGGCCTCGGGTGGGTGTCGAAAGCCTGGAGGAGCGCCTGGATTTGGAGGCGTTCCGGTGGGCGGACGGCTCGGATTCGTCGGAGTTGACGGAGATCGCCGAGGCGAACGACCTGTTCGACGAGTCGTCGCTGGCTCACCTGGACGCCTTCGTGTACGGCCGGGAGTATCTGGCGGTCGGTTCGGGTGGTTGCGGAACGGATGAGTGCCCGCCGCTGATCACGGCGGAGTCGCCGTTGGACATGACGCTGATGTGGGATGCCCGCATGCGCATGGGCACCGCGGCGCTCCGCGAGTGCGCCGCCGACTCGTACATTGAGGCGGGCCCTGAGCAGCGGATGCTGGTCCTGTATCTGCCGGACCAGACGGTGATGTGCTTGCCGTCGGAGTCGGGAGGCTGGGAGGTCGTCGACCGGGACGAGCACAAGCTCGGTGTCGTGCCGGTGGTCAGGTTGGCGAACCGGCAGCGAACTGCGGACCGGGTCGGCAAGTCGGAGATCACGCCTGAGGTCATGTCGATCACGGATGCCGCCTGTCGGCGCCTGATGGGTATCGAGGTCGCGGCCGAGTTCTTCGGGGCGCCAGCTCGCTACATTCTGGGTGCAAGCGAGTCTGCGTTCCAGGATGCAGAGGGCAACGCCAAGTCGGCGTGGGAAACGTATATCGGTCGGGTGCTCGCGCTGGAGCGGGACGAGGAAGGCAACGTGCCGGACGTAGGTACGTTCCCCGCCCATGATCCGTCCGGCCAGACGAAGATCATCGATCTGTATGCGCGGATCATGGCGTCGCAGATGTCGGTGGCCCCGCACGTCCTCGGCTACAGCAGCGACAACCCAGCCTCCGCAGACGCGATCCGGTTCGCCGACAACCGGCAGGTGAAGAAGGCCGAGCGCCGCATCCGCCGGTTCGGTGCAGGGTGGCAGCAGGCCATGCGGCTCGCCCTGTGGATCCGTGACGGGGAGCCGCCGGACAAGACGCGTCGCATCGAAACAGTGTGGCGGAATCCGGCGACACCGACGGTGGCCGCCCAGGTGGATGCCACGGTCAAGCTGGTGCAGGCAGGCGTCCTCCCGGCGGACAGTGACGTCACCCTGGAGATGGCTGGGTTCACGGAGCCGCAGCGGCAGCGAATCGCGGCGGACCGGCGCCGTGGCGCCGGTCGGGCGGCTGGCAGCGCGCTACTCGACCGTTTCGCCGAGATCCGGGCTGGCTCGTCTACGGCGAGCACCGAGCCGTCGGAGGCCGACGGTGGCGTCGACGACCTCGGATAG
- a CDS encoding VG15 protein, whose translation MASTTSDSSPGVARWRSAQQGLTALLLRDLRTLRRLINPRRLQATVPPWIEAVAAVVDQYAEVSAALAADFYDGQRADAGVPDGFTARLADAPPGEQVDASMRWATKDVWDRDADVATPVQLEPLDVRLEAAFVKADMATQRLVADVGRETVRQAVRQDRQAVAYARVAALGACSFCKLMASRGSVYATAETAGRDANDRFSGDASVVKFHNNCHCGILPVFRGQRFQLSPHAARWDEIYREYAQGHPGDQLRLFRRALAEHDDHPLPGSH comes from the coding sequence GTGGCGTCGACGACCTCGGATAGCTCACCCGGTGTGGCCCGTTGGCGGTCCGCGCAGCAGGGCTTGACGGCTCTGCTGCTGCGGGATCTGCGAACGCTGCGGCGGCTGATCAATCCGCGCCGGTTGCAGGCGACGGTGCCCCCGTGGATCGAGGCAGTGGCCGCTGTGGTGGACCAGTACGCGGAAGTGTCGGCGGCTCTGGCCGCGGACTTCTACGACGGGCAGCGCGCAGACGCCGGTGTGCCGGACGGGTTCACGGCCCGGCTGGCGGACGCCCCGCCGGGCGAGCAGGTGGACGCGTCAATGCGGTGGGCCACGAAAGACGTATGGGACCGAGACGCCGACGTGGCGACCCCGGTGCAGCTGGAGCCGCTGGACGTCCGGCTGGAGGCCGCGTTCGTGAAGGCGGACATGGCCACACAGCGTCTTGTGGCTGATGTGGGCCGGGAGACGGTCCGTCAGGCGGTCAGGCAGGATCGGCAGGCTGTGGCGTATGCCCGGGTGGCAGCGCTCGGCGCCTGCTCCTTCTGCAAGCTCATGGCATCCCGCGGGTCGGTCTATGCCACGGCAGAAACCGCAGGTCGGGATGCGAATGACCGGTTCTCCGGTGACGCGTCGGTGGTGAAGTTCCACAACAACTGCCACTGCGGGATCCTGCCGGTCTTCCGCGGTCAACGGTTCCAACTGTCGCCGCACGCGGCGCGCTGGGACGAGATCTACCGCGAGTACGCCCAAGGCCATCCGGGAGACCAGCTTCGCCTGTTCAGGCGGGCCCTGGCGGAGCACGACGACCATCCGCTTCCCGGATCTCACTGA
- a CDS encoding phage major capsid protein, which translates to MAATPALKLSDVNDALLPRTLAGPIFEKSVESSAVMQLARPAPLALDATTSVPIPLDVPTADWVGQAARKPLSSGGVAVKQMQAKKVAVLIPVAEEVVMTNAGGLWTQLQKDLPTAFARAFDHAAIHGKTMKGATGPFADYLAATDNEVVLGTAPRDEGGIWADFVDGMELVVDEDWDYTGTVADHRLKPKLLRATDANGQPILVDTQTPGTNMAAAGTLVGEPLAYSRSVSGKQRRQSASTDTGLRAIGGDWSQAAYGIGMDITVRISKEATYVDEDGGVHSAFQENLVLLLAEAYYGFVMGAEDAFVRFTGAASGS; encoded by the coding sequence ATGGCGGCTACGCCTGCCCTCAAGCTGTCCGACGTCAACGATGCACTTCTGCCCCGCACTCTCGCGGGGCCGATCTTCGAAAAGTCGGTCGAATCCAGCGCGGTCATGCAGCTGGCCCGTCCGGCTCCGCTCGCCCTGGACGCGACGACCTCGGTTCCGATCCCGCTGGACGTGCCGACCGCCGACTGGGTCGGCCAGGCCGCAAGGAAGCCGCTGTCCAGCGGCGGTGTCGCGGTGAAGCAGATGCAGGCGAAGAAGGTCGCCGTGCTGATCCCGGTCGCCGAAGAGGTCGTCATGACCAACGCGGGCGGCCTGTGGACGCAGCTCCAGAAGGATCTGCCGACCGCGTTCGCCCGTGCCTTCGACCACGCGGCGATCCACGGCAAGACCATGAAGGGCGCCACCGGCCCCTTCGCCGACTACCTGGCGGCCACCGACAACGAGGTCGTCCTCGGTACGGCGCCGCGCGACGAGGGCGGCATCTGGGCCGACTTCGTCGACGGCATGGAGTTGGTCGTCGATGAGGACTGGGACTACACCGGTACCGTCGCGGACCACCGGCTGAAGCCGAAGCTGCTGCGTGCGACGGACGCGAACGGTCAGCCCATCCTGGTGGACACGCAGACGCCGGGTACGAACATGGCGGCGGCCGGCACGCTGGTTGGTGAGCCGCTCGCGTACTCCCGCAGTGTGTCGGGTAAGCAGCGTCGGCAGTCCGCCAGTACGGACACGGGCCTGCGGGCGATCGGCGGCGACTGGAGCCAGGCGGCCTACGGGATCGGCATGGACATCACCGTGCGGATCTCTAAGGAGGCGACCTACGTCGACGAGGACGGCGGCGTGCACTCTGCGTTCCAGGAGAACCTGGTGCTGCTGCTGGCGGAGGCCTACTACGGCTTCGTCATGGGCGCCGAGGACGCGTTCGTCCGCTTCACTGGCGCCGCGAGCGGTTCCTGA
- a CDS encoding glycosyltransferase family 4 protein, which produces MLRPLVERGHDVQVWLSRYGKAHQEYDYRGIKVVPLESRLDFPSAVRKADVLLAHLETVPSTASLARGYGKPLVVVCHNTHRPTFRDAAAGGTALAVYNSLWMEREAELFFAEYPKAIRPTESLIVRPPVFADEYATKPGKAITLINCNPEKGGRVLKALAERMPDQQFLAVKGAYGQQILPDLPNVEIVDHVRGEDMRQRVYTRTRVLLMPSSYESWGRAGVEALASGIPVLAHPTPGLCESLGEAGIFVDRNDVDGYEAVLRKLAAPAEYRLASKRAKTRSAELDPAADLAAWCSAVESLA; this is translated from the coding sequence ATGCTTCGGCCGCTGGTGGAACGTGGCCACGACGTGCAGGTGTGGCTGTCCCGCTACGGCAAGGCCCACCAGGAGTACGACTACCGCGGCATCAAGGTCGTCCCTCTGGAGTCCCGCCTGGACTTCCCGTCGGCGGTCCGCAAGGCGGACGTGCTGCTGGCGCATCTGGAGACGGTCCCATCGACGGCGTCGCTGGCCCGCGGCTACGGCAAGCCTCTGGTGGTGGTGTGCCACAACACGCACCGGCCGACGTTCCGGGATGCTGCGGCGGGCGGGACCGCCTTGGCGGTCTACAACTCGCTCTGGATGGAGCGGGAGGCGGAGCTGTTCTTCGCCGAGTACCCGAAGGCCATCCGGCCCACCGAGTCGCTGATCGTGCGACCTCCAGTGTTCGCCGACGAGTACGCAACGAAGCCCGGCAAGGCCATCACGCTGATCAACTGCAACCCGGAGAAGGGCGGCCGGGTCCTCAAGGCTCTCGCCGAACGGATGCCGGACCAACAGTTCCTCGCCGTGAAGGGCGCCTACGGCCAGCAGATCCTCCCCGACCTGCCCAACGTCGAAATCGTCGACCACGTCCGCGGCGAGGACATGCGGCAGCGGGTGTATACCCGCACTCGGGTGCTGCTGATGCCGTCGTCCTACGAGTCGTGGGGCCGTGCCGGCGTGGAGGCGCTCGCCAGCGGCATTCCTGTCCTGGCTCACCCAACGCCGGGCCTGTGCGAGTCCCTCGGCGAGGCCGGCATCTTCGTCGACCGAAACGACGTCGACGGCTACGAGGCGGTCCTGCGGAAGCTCGCGGCTCCTGCCGAGTACCGGCTGGCGTCGAAGCGGGCGAAGACCCGGTCCGCCGAACTGGACCCGGCTGCTGATCTGGCGGCGTGGTGTTCGGCTGTGGAGTCTCTGGCCTGA
- a CDS encoding HK97 gp10 family phage protein gives MPGRFKPKRKGIGQMLRMPGMQAEMLRRAEVIKGIAVATSPVDTGSYRPGLYKSSWETDSTRRGGRRRDRAVAYVRNPTYYARWVEYGTEKVPAHHVLLRAAQLGGRNQ, from the coding sequence ATGCCTGGCAGGTTCAAGCCGAAGCGGAAGGGCATCGGGCAGATGCTGCGTATGCCTGGCATGCAGGCGGAGATGCTGCGCCGCGCCGAGGTCATCAAGGGCATCGCCGTGGCGACGTCCCCGGTCGATACGGGCAGCTACCGGCCTGGCCTGTACAAGTCGTCGTGGGAGACGGACAGTACCCGGCGTGGTGGCCGCCGCCGGGACCGCGCTGTCGCCTACGTCCGCAACCCGACCTACTACGCCCGCTGGGTGGAGTACGGCACGGAGAAGGTGCCCGCGCATCACGTGCTGCTGCGGGCAGCCCAGTTGGGTGGGCGGAACCAGTGA
- a CDS encoding phage tail tube protein, translating into MSGDIMVNITRAADLLEVGANGAGWTAPLGTTSPGDPAIQPLAPWLPLGAISDDGLVQGFEEDSESFTPWGLTAPIRTSITSSLRTFGLTVWETGRTTVQALQYRLDTADLTPVDGLTSFAETASPSPDRRAFWFVVLDGDNFQRGFYCPEAEITERSDVTHKQDEVAGYEWTITCYPDSAGFTVYHFDRVPETEAYTGS; encoded by the coding sequence ATGTCTGGAGACATCATGGTCAACATCACCCGCGCTGCGGATCTGCTGGAGGTCGGTGCGAACGGCGCCGGCTGGACGGCGCCGTTGGGCACGACGTCGCCGGGCGATCCGGCGATCCAGCCGCTGGCGCCGTGGCTGCCTCTCGGCGCCATCTCGGACGACGGTCTGGTGCAGGGCTTCGAGGAGGACTCGGAGTCGTTCACTCCGTGGGGTCTGACGGCACCGATCCGCACGTCGATCACCTCGTCGCTGCGGACGTTCGGGCTGACGGTGTGGGAGACGGGCCGGACGACGGTGCAGGCCCTGCAGTACCGCCTGGACACCGCGGACCTCACCCCGGTCGACGGGCTCACCTCGTTCGCGGAGACCGCGTCCCCGTCGCCGGACCGGCGGGCGTTCTGGTTCGTCGTCCTCGACGGCGACAACTTCCAGCGCGGCTTCTACTGCCCCGAGGCGGAGATCACCGAGCGGTCCGACGTGACGCACAAGCAGGATGAGGTCGCTGGCTACGAGTGGACGATCACTTGCTACCCGGACTCGGCCGGCTTCACGGTCTACCACTTCGACCGGGTGCCTGAGACCGAGGCGTACACCGGGTCCTGA